Within Nakaseomyces glabratus chromosome G, complete sequence, the genomic segment CGTAGTTCTTGGCGCCGAACGCTGGGAGGATCAGGGAGTGGTCCCAGGACTGGATGTCGTTGTAGCCCTGCGTCTCACCGTGGATCAGTCTCTCGATGGTGTAGCCGTTGTTGTTCAACACGAAGATGTATGGTGTTAGGCCCCATCTGGCAGCGGTGGACAGTTCCTGCACGGTCAATTGCAACGAACCGTCACCGATGAACAGGATGACTCTCTTCTTGGGGTCGATCTCCTGGGCGGCGAACGCAGCACCCACAGTGGAGCCCAGTGCATAGCCGATCGAACCCCATAGCACCTGAGAGATACCAACGGTGTTTCTAGGGAACTTAGACTCTACAATACCGAAACCAGAAGTACCTGTCTCGGTGACCACAACATCGCCCTCTTGCAGGAACTTGCCGACATGCTTCCACATCCACTCTTGCTTGATGGCGTCCTTGCCGTTCAGCGTGGTCGATGGCTCCTTTTGCCTTGGAACAACCCTGTTATCGGTTCTGCCCTTCACCACAGCTGGAAGCTCCTCAAGCAACTTCTCCAGGACAAACTTCATCTGCACGCCAGGGAAGGTGGCGTTTCTGATCTTCATGTGGTCAGAGTGGAACTCGATGACGTTTCTAGTGTTCAGGGAGTACGAGAACGAACCAGTGTTGAAGTCGGATAGCAGCGCACCAACTGAGAGCACCAGGTCGGACTCCTCGACAAATGTCTTCACCTCGGGGTCGCTCAAGTTACCAACGTAGACACCACCGAATCTTGGTGTGTCCTCATCAATGGAGCCCTTTCCCATTGGCGTAGTGAAAGATGGGAACTGGGTCACCTCGATCAATCTCTTGGTCTCCTTCTTCACGTCGTGTCTCGAGGTGCAGGCATCAGCTAAGATAATTGGGCGCTTAGAGGCCTTGATCATAGTGATGATCTCATCTAGCACCTCACGCTCGGCATCTGGCAGATTAGGTCTTAGCGCTAGGTCGATTGGCGTATCTAGCAGCTTGGAAGACACCTTGGAGTCAAACATGTTGGCTGGGATACCCAAGTACACAGGTCTCTGGGTCAAGTAACACACTCTGATACATCTGTCAATCTCAGCTGGAGCAGTCTGAGGATCAGACACAATGAATGTTGTCTCAGAGATAACAGATGACATCCTGTGGAATGCGTCAAAGTCACCGTTACCCAAAGTATGGTGCAGCAATAGTTGCTTGGCTCTAGAGACAGTGGATGGAACACCAACCACATGTAAGACACCGACGTGTTCAGCGTAGGAGCCCGCAATACCATTCAAGGCTGAAAGTTCACCAACACCGAATGTGGTCAGTAGACAAGCCATGCCCTTCAAACGGGCGTAACCGTCAGCGGCATAGGCAGCGTTCAACTCATTGGCGTTACCGGCCCATCTCAAGCCTTCAACTTCGTAGATCTTGTCCAACAAAGTCAAGTTGAAATCACCTGGCAAACCGAAAATGGTGTCAATGTGGATCTGGTGCAGTCTTTCGAACAAGTAGCGGCCTAATGTAATTTCTGTCATAGttatttttagttttgataaaagtttttttttgtttggtGTAGTATTAATTGATTTGAAATCTATCAATTGTATTCTGGTTTTCTATTGTTTGATATAAAATATCCAAAACAGAAATTATCCAGAATAATACAAACTGGCTCTGCTTATATACCTTTTTTTGCATTACCAATTCCAATTGATGTGAAACAATTTGAACTTAAACCGGTCAATACTATGTAAGCAAAAATGAATAATGCATAGTATTATTCCTAATTATGAAATTATGAATGGAATACAACTACAATTCACACCCATGCACTCGTTTACACCTTGTAAGCTTCGCACTACACCTAGatattgacaaaaaaaatatacttaCATTATGCAAAAATGGGTAGTTGGATAGcgaaaatatgaaaaacCTCACTACTTACACATGCTTAGTAACCAAGAAGTTAGTAACTATGTTTTGGTATCTAGCAATAGAAACAGCAATGGTGCCATTGCAAAGGCAACCTGTTTGCCGACTATCAAAAGTAATATCATAGAATAGTTTGGGAGGTGCCAAACAGCATATTCTGTTACTGATTTTAAAGGATGGGTGCTCTGCAAAGGGCTGAAAGCAGTTTAGTCATCGTAAGCAAGAAAGTGGGGGATTGGGGGAGGCAGTAATAAAGGGCATGAAACCGATTTCGGTTGGCATTGACTTGTATCGTGCCACCTGGGTGCTTCCCCCTTTCATAGTAATTTACGTGCTAAGTTCAAGACCAGTTTAAAAACGCCATTATGGTATAGTTATGCAATTCATAATGGTTgagagtgaaaaaaaaaagaaatactgCATACAACTATTCTTAAAAAAGCCTTCTCTCGAGACAATGCCAGGTATTTCATGAATGGCAAGGGGGGTTACATAAAGCTGTTGAGTTTTCTCAGAAAAGTTCGCACAGCTCCTACTGAAATACGTCATTTTGGATCTAAATATAAAAGTCGTGAAAACCAAACGGAAAAAAACAGCGCAGATAAGCATTCTCGCAGACAATGCATACTCTTCTGTGTGCCCTCACCTAGACTGAATCCAATTCAAATACCAAGAGTGGGAGGGTGTGCATAATATTATTCACACCACTTGCAAACGAGTCCTATTTTAGTTTAACACTAGTGCTCAGAATTGCATTTCGCTTTTTATTAGATATGGGCTGTTACAGATTTACGCTTCTCTGTTCACATAGTGGGACTGCCACTATTATATCCTTAACTTCTCAGAATATGCAGCAATGCCCTAGTCACCATTGCTTTTGCCGACTATCAAAACACAACAACTCAAACAAGGGTCTCAAGGGAGTGAAGTGCAGTGAGTGTACAGGGAGCTAGCTCATCCTTATATTTTACACTTGTTTGAAATGGGATCAATCTGCTATCACCGATCTTCAAGCCCAAATACTCAAATGACCAATATATCTTGTCGGCCTTTGTAGCAGATACGTGTCACGATATATATTATCTTTCACGACATACAAGGAAAATTGACAAACAATGCCATCCCGTTAAGAATCTCCGCAGGGAGACTAATATTTGATGAGAAAAACTAAACGTTGCTACGAATGTCTCTGTGATGAGTCTAATTCCTTACTAAAAATTCCAGATGCTCTCTATTCTTTCTCTCAATAACACAAACATATACTGGAAAATGCTTGGTCAGATACTTCAAGCGAGTATTTGGAATAGTGTTGCCAAGTCGTGACCGTATTacataaatattttctgGAATAGTTTACCAGCAGCGGCTACAGACTATTACAAGTTCGCTTTTTTGGCATTAGAAGAAAGATTAGGACTGCGAAACTGTTATTATGAAATGGTAAGCCAAAGGACTAAGAGAAACCCTGATGTGGAAGTTCTCTCGTTTGCTAGAAACCATAGGTTCAAGGATACATTGGCCTTGTTTCTTGTCTTTCTAAGTTTTAACCATGTTATGCTGTTTTTACTTTTGGTTGTGTTCATCGTTGCGACTAGGTTTAAAAATGCGCTGGCCAACAGCTTCATATTGTTCTTCCTCTCCAAGAAGCCATCGCCTGATATACAAGTAGTTAGCAACTCGGcaaagaataagaaaagatatGTTACACCTCCAACGTTATACAAACTATTGGCCATGAAAAATATCCCCTTCATTGGCACTCTGCATGATAATTCCATTTTAAGACCTGTACCTTTGATAGTCATTGAATACCTGTTTGTAACAATATTGAGGATATATGGTGGTAATTATTTCACTGACCcaatagaatattttgCCATTGGTATAGTCGCATCTTTTCTAATAAATGACCCAAACACATGTCTCACGCATGCAATGATATGTTCTGTGCTGTACTCACTGTCaaaacattttttttatagcGTGTTACCTCTGGTATTTGGCAAGGGAATCATGGgctttattttatcatttaaaTCTTCTGGGCATCGTGGGCAACTGATAAGACAATACTTGCTTCGCAATTCCGCCATCTTACGACTCTTTGACAATTTATGTGGAAAGGTTAACTCAACCGACTCGTCCCTTTCATTGTACATAGATGAAATTTGCTTCTACCTTTCATTtcatataatattttacCTGATTGGTAGGAGATATTTTATGCCAGTGCCTATCCCAGAATCTGATTTACCCTCATCATTGAGAACATCAACAGATACACGTTTACCATCATCTGGAAACCAAAAGACCCAGTCAAGTTCGACGCACAAGAATAACACATCTGAAACACGTAATAATACACAAGTGAGAAACCGTTCCAATAGTCATGCTAAACATGGAAGGAATGTGTCGATGAGTACGAACAGGACTCAGCATCAAAGTACTGCTATCAACGGCCACTCTCATGCAAGTAATCTACCCACCACACAAGCAAATGTATCCGATACGAAATCGATCAATGCTTCCGACTCTTATATCATAAATGCAATCTCTAATAACTTGAGAACTTTAAGACAAACACCATTCTTCTCAAATTTAGTCTCCAAATATAATGTCTTTGAGCCTGATATCGTCTCTCCAGAGAGAAGTAATAGTCTTGCTATGCCTACAAATGTTGACTATAAGGACgtgaagaaaaatgaaTCTAACTCAGCCAGCAATTTGGAAGGGCTCAGAAATGAGTTCTACCAACTCAAAGTGGACTTTTCTCAGACAACAGATGAAAGAAATCTGGACACTGATATAACTCCTACCAGcaatattgaaaatttCATCAGACAGCTGtttgagaagaaaaagagtTATATCATTCCACCATTATGGTCCATGTTTCTCACTGTGAAGACAGCAAATTTGGAGAGGAAATATTTGGAGAAGAAATCTGAAGATGTTTTAACGCCTATCAGTTCGAGGGATACTGATAATGATGCCAAGGAATCAAATGACATAGACATGTTAGACATTGATACAAAGCTAGCGATTGCTGAATTGTCGGATAATGGGATCAAAAAGAGTGTTTTTGATGAAGGCACTGGACAAGAAAATCTTGCTATGATAATTCAAAGCTCTTCAGATGATTATAATCAGCTCAATCTCGTTTCGATgaaagataatatttttaatagGCAAGAAAATGACTACAAAGTCTGCATTGCAAATATTGGTTGTAATTCAATCACGTTTCATATTGAGAATCTTTTTGAAGGTGAGTTGATTGTCTTAGTCAATGGTGTGATCTGGTCTGAAGTGTCTTGTAGTTTGATCATGGAGCATGAAGGTGAGGAACTTGCTGTTGTCAATGGTCTCGTTCCATCATGTTCCTATGATATCCAATTTGTAAATAGATTAAACCAGACACAGGACCATCTGATGTCAGATATCGTTGTTCGTACTGCAAGTGGCAACAGTGGTGACTTTAACGGCAATTTTGGTAGTGTAGATTTCACATTTCCTTCATATTATCATAGAAAGTTTCTGTCACCTTTGTTAACTTTGAAGCATTCAGTCTTGACGACTAATACAAATCTAGCCGAAGAACGgatgaagttgaagaaatctAAGAAGGAGATTAGTAAGAAGATTACTTCAttaaaacaagaaattgatcaTTTCCGGTCAAAGATCGAGAACAATGCCACAAACGAGGAGAAGAACGCCTCTAAAGTTGAATCGTTAAAGATTGCTTTACAGCAGTCCAATAGCACGATTTTAGCGTGGGAGgaagaattgaaacaaCTATCGGAGAAGCAGATTGAggttgaagaaaaatatctaATTCAAAAGGATCTACATCTGCGAAAGCAATTGGAGTTTAGcaaagaggaagagaaattgaaggCATTGGTCAAAgtcaagaaagagaatgTTGAAAGattacaagaagaagttcaGCAACTCACTGGGAAACTCGAAAAACTGAATGCAAGAAATTCTAAGGTCTCCAAAGAAGTTGAACAGCAAAATAAGGCCATAGACGACTTCATCAACCAACTGGCGAAAGCTATTGAGAAGAACAGACAGTCATGGGAACAACAGCAGTCCTTGAAATATAATGAGTATGAGCTAGTTGTGAAAGCATTACAACAAGATATTGCCCGGTTTGAAAGCGGGAACACAGACCAAAACCgataaatatttttcttgaaCTATATAACATTTAATCAAGTagcattttctttttaaatCTGTATTGCATTTGTTCCATAAAAAGTCACGAAATGTTTCATCACAATCACAATCACAATCACATAGATATATACTTAACtgtaataaaaaaaatgagcAAGGTATAGCCCATGAACCATACGATAAAGCGTATGCACGTATATTATGATACAATCACGGTATGACATTGCAGTAATTTTGTAATCTAGTGAAGTTTGCCTCCTTAGCTTAGTGGTAGAGCGTTGCACTTGTAATGCAAAGGTCGCTAGTTCAATTCTGGCAGGTGGCAATTTCTctcaactttttttttattcttgttGAGAGGTTTGTCACAACTCCCAGTCACCCCCAGCTAAAGATAGTACATTCTCCTCGTTGTATGCATGGAAGTAACCACAAAGCCCTCACAAGTTACCTCGGCTTCTCTACACATAGTACTTTtttcaagagaagaaaCGATTAGATACAAGTCAATACTCCGTAATGAGAGTTCTGCTACTGCATTGCGACGTTGCAGTTTTTTTCGTTCTTGGATTCAACTGTCTTGGATCAAACTGTCTTGGATCAAACTGTCTTGGATcaaactgaaaattttaagaagaaaaatttttgttttttttttaaatttttttcaaaagaaatttttcacgCATCAGGCATCGCGCAAAGCAAAACGCACTGATTTCaactttttcaactttttcagttttttcaattttttttcaccgATGTGGGACTTTGCGTAACGAAAATTTGTATGAACAATCGATACCAATTGGGTTAGTGGTCCCTAACAttccaaaattttttcactttctttagaagctcatcgatttTCTTTACAATAGTGTATTTCTATAGTGTATTTGGGTTAtactgttttttttgacttGGCTATATTTCTTCTGGTAGAACtgggaagaaaaaaataaaagaccAATCCTTTCACTAGCCCACCCCATAGggttattatatattaaacCACGTATACACTTCCTTGCTTTGGGAACTGTGTGATTGATAGAATACTAGAGTAAAGAAAGATAGACCGGATGTCTGGAGTGAAACGTAAAGGACCAGAAGTGGTTGAAGAAGAGCCGGTTCAAAAGAGGCAGGTTATAGAGAAGCACACGGATGGTAGCGATGATGAAGCTAGCGGTGATGAGCATGAGGTCAAGCGTACCAAAAGCGATACCACATCACAGAACATACAGATTGCTAGAGAGACCGCTGAGTTGTTCAAGTCGAATATATTCAAGCTACAGATAGATGAACTTCTAGCGCAGGTGAAACTGAACGACAAGCATATACTGAAGATGGAGAAAGTGTTACATAAATTTTACGATATGGTGCAACAGATCCCAGAGTGGAAGGATAAATCGTTATCCGATGTGGAGTCCTTTTTTGACAATAAGATTGTGGCCGTCCCATTTGCTGATCCAAAGCCATCGCTGGCTAACACCAACTATAAGTTCGGCTACTTGAAGCCAGGCGTCGATCTTATTGGATCTTTCGCTCTGAAAATGGGTATCTACCAACCTCAGGGTTCTAACGTTGATATATTGCTGACTATGCCTAAGGAACTGTTCGACAAGAAGGATTTTCTAAATTTCAGATGCTTGCACAAGAGGAGCGTCTACTTGGCATATTTCACTCATCACTTCTCCATattactgaagaagaataagcTAGACCACTTCATGTCAGTAAAATACTCATATCTAAACAACGATCCACTATTGCCAATCTTGACAGTTACATGCTCTAAGAACCCAGAGCACAGCTCGGACGAGTACAATTTCCATAAGACAAAATTCTCCATCAAGTTCATAATCGGATTCCCAGACGGTTTGTTCGATCCAAAAAAACTATTGCCAAATAAGAACTGCATCAGGTTAGCTGGCACACAGGATGTTAATGACCTTCCAGCAACACCATTGTACAACTTTGCGGTACAGTCCTCTACTACATTCTCTAGTTACTTGaaatttctttatcataataaaaaacagACAGCAGCATTTAGACAGGCTGCCATACTAGGTAAAATATGGCTTGAACAACGTGGATTCTCATCCAAAACTGCACACTCAGGAACATTAGGTGGCTTTGGTTCATTTGAATTTTCAATGTTGATGGCTGCCTTACTCCACGGTGGTGGTAACAATgctaataaaatattattacatGGTTTCTCCTCATATCAATTATTCCAAGGTactataaaatatttggcAACAATGGACCTATGTAATGACGGACATTTACAATTTTCTTCAGATATTTCCAGTGAAACTCACAAGCACTCCAAATATATAGAAGAGGGCTTCCAAACGCCGACcatttttgataaaacCAGGAAAGTGAATATTCTAACCAAGATGACTACCAACTCATATTATATGCTAAAACAGTATGCCAATGAGACACTGGGCATGTTAAATAACGTGGTTCAGGATAAATTTTCGAGTGTCTTTTTGATAAACTTGAACAGAATAccagaaataaaatatgatagCTGCATAGAAGTTAAATTACAACCTGATGATACTTTAATTTCCAAGTTTGGATCTGCTGAAAGGATTAAATTCATAACATTTGAGAATTACCTAACTAATAAGGTATCG encodes:
- the NNF2 gene encoding Nnf2p (CAGL0G02959g~Ortholog(s) have endoplasmic reticulum localization) — translated: MVSQRTKRNPDVEVLSFARNHRFKDTLALFLVFLSFNHVMLFLLLVVFIVATRFKNALANSFILFFLSKKPSPDIQVVSNSAKNKKRYVTPPTLYKLLAMKNIPFIGTLHDNSILRPVPLIVIEYLFVTILRIYGGNYFTDPIEYFAIGIVASFLINDPNTCLTHAMICSVLYSLSKHFFYSVLPLVFGKGIMGFILSFKSSGHRGQLIRQYLLRNSAILRLFDNLCGKVNSTDSSLSLYIDEICFYLSFHIIFYLIGRRYFMPVPIPESDLPSSLRTSTDTRLPSSGNQKTQSSSTHKNNTSETRNNTQVRNRSNSHAKHGRNVSMSTNRTQHQSTAINGHSHASNLPTTQANVSDTKSINASDSYIINAISNNLRTLRQTPFFSNLVSKYNVFEPDIVSPERSNSLAMPTNVDYKDVKKNESNSASNLEGLRNEFYQLKVDFSQTTDERNLDTDITPTSNIENFIRQLFEKKKSYIIPPLWSMFLTVKTANLERKYLEKKSEDVLTPISSRDTDNDAKESNDIDMLDIDTKLAIAELSDNGIKKSVFDEGTGQENLAMIIQSSSDDYNQLNLVSMKDNIFNRQENDYKVCIANIGCNSITFHIENLFEGELIVLVNGVIWSEVSCSLIMEHEGEELAVVNGLVPSCSYDIQFVNRLNQTQDHLMSDIVVRTASGNSGDFNGNFGSVDFTFPSYYHRKFLSPLLTLKHSVLTTNTNLAEERMKLKKSKKEISKKITSLKQEIDHFRSKIENNATNEEKNASKVESLKIALQQSNSTILAWEEELKQLSEKQIEVEEKYLIQKDLHLRKQLEFSKEEEKLKALVKVKKENVERLQEEVQQLTGKLEKLNARNSKVSKEVEQQNKAIDDFINQLAKAIEKNRQSWEQQQSLKYNEYELVVKALQQDIARFESGNTDQNR
- the PDC6 gene encoding indolepyruvate decarboxylase 6 (CAGL0G02937g~Ortholog(s) have pyruvate decarboxylase activity and role in L-phenylalanine catabolic process, aromatic amino acid family catabolic process to alcohol via Ehrlich pathway, ethanol metabolic process, tryptophan catabolic process), which codes for MTEITLGRYLFERLHQIHIDTIFGLPGDFNLTLLDKIYEVEGLRWAGNANELNAAYAADGYARLKGMACLLTTFGVGELSALNGIAGSYAEHVGVLHVVGVPSTVSRAKQLLLHHTLGNGDFDAFHRMSSVISETTFIVSDPQTAPAEIDRCIRVCYLTQRPVYLGIPANMFDSKVSSKLLDTPIDLALRPNLPDAEREVLDEIITMIKASKRPIILADACTSRHDVKKETKRLIEVTQFPSFTTPMGKGSIDEDTPRFGGVYVGNLSDPEVKTFVEESDLVLSVGALLSDFNTGSFSYSLNTRNVIEFHSDHMKIRNATFPGVQMKFVLEKLLEELPAVVKGRTDNRVVPRQKEPSTTLNGKDAIKQEWMWKHVGKFLQEGDVVVTETGTSGFGIVESKFPRNTVGISQVLWGSIGYALGSTVGAAFAAQEIDPKKRVILFIGDGSLQLTVQELSTAARWGLTPYIFVLNNNGYTIERLIHGETQGYNDIQSWDHSLILPAFGAKNYENKRVATYGEWNDMVNDKQFNKNDKLRMIEVMLPTMDGPENLKKQAKLTASINAKN